Proteins found in one Melioribacteraceae bacterium 4301-Me genomic segment:
- a CDS encoding penicillin-binding protein 1A codes for MAGYKPKKNASKRKKHYKFFLLLILLIVILLGWFANYVFSGLPSLEELENPKPQLASTVYSADGEIVGQFFRQNRVEVSIDSIPPYVVNALIATEDRKFYKHWGVDLQRFIQAMIKNIFLFRREGASTITQQLAKNLYDLKVKNETIFDTIVRKIREWITAIQIEKTYTKREILEMYFNISWFGHGAYGIETASRVYFDKDVSELTINDAGVLVALLKSAYYYDPFERYDNALRRRNLVLSNMVDAGFLSEKEYMKLRTEPIKLSNKRIQEGISGKLAPHFLEYVRQQMTKLSQKYGFDLYSDGLNIYTTLDSKMQQIANNAVKEHLDPFQKEFDKRWNWAQYSDILKEIVDIAIKKRPEYKNASTPEEQKEVYNSFLHNKVFIDSVKNEEQKIEVGFVCLDTKTGAIKAMIGGRNQNFAYGLNHVTQIRRQPGSAFKPIVYTVAIDNGLYPAYPILNQPFDYNGWSPQNFDKSTGGFMTLRQALANSVNIVSARLIIEGHAELWKIGRFAEKMGIKSPLDLVPSIVLGTSLVSPLEMASAFATLGNKGIYNEPISITKIEDKNGITIATFNSLASEAIPEETAYIVTDMMRSVIDEGTGIRARLTYNFQRPAAGKTGTTQDFGDAWFIGFTPQLTAAVWVGFDDRRVSFTGQYGQGSRAALPIWAIFMHDVYEKLNLPLEDFTPPASGNVVTAKFCKESIFEYGNPKLYSPDCSSGVYTDIINIRDLPSTFNKYTDRNVKVFDKYMVNDTTHHAVELK; via the coding sequence ATGGCCGGCTACAAACCTAAAAAGAACGCTTCTAAACGTAAAAAACATTACAAATTTTTTTTACTGTTAATATTGCTTATCGTCATTTTACTTGGATGGTTTGCTAATTATGTTTTTTCTGGTTTGCCTTCATTGGAAGAGCTGGAAAATCCAAAACCACAGCTTGCCTCTACGGTTTATAGTGCTGATGGAGAAATAGTAGGTCAATTTTTTAGACAAAACAGGGTTGAGGTCAGCATCGATAGCATACCACCTTATGTTGTGAATGCACTTATTGCAACAGAGGACAGAAAGTTTTACAAACACTGGGGAGTAGACCTTCAAAGGTTTATTCAAGCAATGATAAAAAACATCTTCTTATTTAGAAGAGAAGGTGCTTCAACAATTACACAGCAATTAGCAAAAAATTTATATGACCTAAAAGTAAAAAATGAAACCATTTTTGACACAATTGTTAGAAAAATTAGAGAGTGGATAACTGCTATTCAAATTGAAAAAACATATACTAAGCGAGAAATACTTGAGATGTATTTTAACATTTCGTGGTTCGGTCACGGTGCTTACGGAATTGAAACTGCCTCAAGGGTTTATTTCGATAAAGATGTCAGTGAACTTACCATTAACGATGCGGGTGTTCTTGTAGCTTTGCTTAAATCTGCTTACTACTATGATCCATTTGAACGCTACGATAATGCGCTAAGGAGGCGAAATTTAGTCCTTAGTAACATGGTGGATGCTGGTTTCTTAAGCGAAAAGGAATATATGAAATTGCGGACGGAGCCAATAAAACTATCTAATAAGAGAATACAAGAAGGAATTAGTGGGAAATTAGCTCCACATTTTCTCGAATATGTTCGTCAACAAATGACAAAACTTTCTCAAAAATATGGTTTTGATCTTTACAGCGATGGTCTGAATATTTACACCACCTTAGATTCTAAGATGCAACAGATAGCAAATAATGCCGTTAAAGAGCATCTTGATCCATTTCAAAAAGAATTTGATAAAAGATGGAACTGGGCACAGTACAGCGATATATTAAAAGAAATTGTCGACATCGCTATAAAAAAACGACCTGAGTATAAAAATGCATCAACACCTGAAGAACAAAAAGAAGTCTATAACAGCTTTTTACACAACAAAGTATTTATCGATTCAGTTAAAAACGAAGAACAAAAAATTGAAGTTGGGTTTGTTTGTTTGGATACTAAAACCGGCGCAATAAAAGCGATGATAGGGGGTAGGAATCAAAATTTTGCATACGGTCTTAATCACGTTACACAAATAAGAAGGCAGCCCGGTTCAGCTTTTAAACCAATAGTTTACACAGTAGCAATCGATAATGGTTTGTATCCAGCATATCCAATTCTAAATCAGCCATTTGATTACAACGGATGGAGTCCACAAAATTTTGATAAGTCAACTGGTGGATTTATGACTCTTCGGCAGGCATTAGCTAATTCGGTTAATATAGTAAGCGCAAGATTAATTATTGAAGGCCATGCAGAACTTTGGAAAATAGGCAGATTTGCAGAAAAGATGGGTATTAAGAGTCCATTAGATTTAGTTCCTTCAATTGTACTTGGCACCTCCCTTGTTTCACCTTTGGAAATGGCATCTGCATTTGCTACTCTTGGCAATAAGGGAATTTATAATGAACCAATATCAATTACTAAAATTGAAGATAAAAATGGAATTACTATCGCTACCTTTAACTCCCTTGCTAGCGAAGCAATACCTGAAGAGACTGCTTATATTGTTACAGACATGATGCGTTCGGTTATTGATGAAGGTACTGGTATCAGAGCAAGGTTAACATATAACTTTCAACGACCTGCTGCAGGAAAAACAGGTACAACTCAAGATTTTGGTGATGCTTGGTTCATTGGATTTACACCACAATTAACAGCGGCTGTTTGGGTTGGATTCGATGACCGCAGAGTTTCTTTTACTGGACAATATGGACAAGGCTCTAGAGCTGCATTGCCAATCTGGGCAATTTTTATGCATGATGTTTATGAAAAATTAAACTTGCCACTTGAAGATTTTACTCCACCTGCAAGTGGTAATGTTGTGACTGCCAAGTTTTGTAAGGAAAGCATTTTTGAATACGGAAATCCTAAACTTTATTCACCCGATTGCAGTTCCGGGGTCTATACTGATATTATAAATATTAGAGATTTGCCATCAACGTTTAATAAATACACTGATAGAAATGTAAAAGTTTTTGATAAATATATGGTTAATGATACAACACACCATGCTGTAGAGCTGAAGTGA